A DNA window from Theobroma cacao cultivar B97-61/B2 chromosome 5, Criollo_cocoa_genome_V2, whole genome shotgun sequence contains the following coding sequences:
- the LOC18599384 gene encoding protein SIEVE ELEMENT OCCLUSION A translates to MAATTSNSQSSLHSILQTHAFDQTREVDLGPLVKVIESILQNAAAASVSKGAYEGLSDMIGSLENFDGMRQVLDDIRSISCEMSCNLSDVEATTMELLKRLRNYSWNAKVVLAVAAFASSIGELLMLVNHRTTDPIAKSVDLLKGHSFKLDINVLKQLLKAMMDVVNVNFAFLVPTLSKIPKEAPSMKDAMEYFPTATYKILSVIVQIASILSKREQIIDSTIKSLAYEVSCVNYVLQKKLERCKIDAEQGEKYHKHDETEYQRDEDVSELIPKIGFWELFGKIKQHMKIQVPEKLRKKHVLFLISDLDISFEEIKVLDRLYQKNNQRYEILWLPIADLTTPYEKTKFSELKQLMKWGAVEPSKIGPAFIEYIKKEWHFIKNPIAVSLNEEGEVTCRNALPMLWTWGNLAFPFTDEKEHHFWNKIDEKNGWKLELLLDEQIDLDIPPRMRSVTFVCLFGGENISWIQAFTEKVKNATAGVSFKLVYVGKNKREGLPSHLLSPDIHVIDSEFQWQFWTRLESILYAKIQQDKTNQTDRVLREALKLLGYAGSGEPWAMFSVGSAAMVTTNGEMALNIMSNYKDWKNDTTGPLFLEALRNYYMYKMQDTHGCINVHLPVLGEFPGIVSCPKCSKEMEMYYTYRCCAE, encoded by the exons ATGGCTGCAACTACATCCAACAGTCAGTCCTCCTTACACAGCATTCTCCAAACCCATGCCTTTGATCAAACTCGCGAAGTTGATCTCGGACCTCTAGTCAAGGTCATCGAGAGCATTTTGCAAAACGCTGCCGCCGCGTCTGTTTCCAAG GGTGCATATGAAGGTTTAAGCGATATGATCGGCAGCCTGGAGAACTTTGATGGCATGCGTCAAGTATTGGATGATATACGCAGCATCTCCTGTGAG ATGTCATGCAATCTCTCAGACGTGGAAGCAACGACAATGGAGCTGCTCAAAAGGCTCAGAAATTATTCATGGAACGCCAAAGTGGTGCTAGCCGTAGCAGCTTTCGCCTCCAGCATCGGGGAGTTGTTGATGCTTGTGAATCACCGAACCACGGACCCAATTGCAAAGTCGGTAGATCTCCTCAAAGGTCACTCGTTTAAACTTGATATCAATGTGCTTAAACAGCTTTTGAAGGCCATGATGGATGTGGTGAACGTCAATTTCGCCTTCTTGGTCCCAACTCTTTCCAAGATTCCGAAAGAGGCACCGTCCATGAAGGATGCCATGGAATATTTCCCCACCGCCACTTACAAGATCCTTAGCGTTATTGTTCAAATTGCAAGCATTTTAAGCAAAAGGGA GCAAATTATTGactcaacaataaaaagcTTGGCATATGAAGTTAGCTGTGTAAATTACGTCCttcaaaagaaattagaaCGTTGCAAAATTGACGCTG AACAAGGCGAAAAGTACCACAAGCATGACGAAACAGAGTACCAGCGGGATGAAGACGTTTCGGAACTCATTCCTAAAATTGGCTTTTGGGAACTTTTCGGTAAAATTAAGCAACATATGAAGATTCAG GTTCCTGAAAAACTGAGGAAAAAGCATGTGCTGTTTCTCATATCGGATCTTGACATCTCCTTTGAAGAGATTAAGGTTCTTGATCGGCTGTACCAAAAGAACAACCAGAGGTATGAAATCCTGTGGCTCCCAATTGCGGACTTGACTACCCCTTACGAAAAGACAAAATTTTCAGAGCTGAAACAGTTGATGAAATGGGGTGCGGTCGAACCCTCCAAAATTGGACCGGCCTTCATTGAGTACATCAAGAAGGAATGGCATTTTATAAAGAACCCCATTGCTGTGTCTTTGAATGAAGAAGGAGAAGTGACGTGCCGGAATGCACTCCCTATGCTGTGGACATGGGGCAATTTGGCCTTCCCATTCACTGATGAAAAAGAGCATCACTTCTGGAATAAGATTGATGAGAAAAATGGTTGGAAACTTGAACTCCTGCTTGATGAGCAGATCGATCTCGACATACCGCCACGg ATGCGGAGCGTGACATTTGTATGCTTGTTTGGGGGTGAAAATATATCATGGATTCAGGCGTTCACggagaaagtaaaaaatgCTACCGCTGGTGTTTCCTTTAAACTGGTTTACGTGGGAAAGAACAAACGGGAAGGGCTACCAAGCCACCTTCTAAGTCCTGACATTCACGTGATCGACTCTGAATTCCAGTGGCAGTTTTGGACCCGACTGGAGAGCATATTGTATGCCAAAATCCAACAGGACAAGACCAATCAAACTGATCGCGTGCTGCGCGAGGCCTTGAAACTACTTGGCTACGCTGGCAGTGGCGAACCGTGGGCAATGTTCTCTGTCGGATCAGCCGCGATGGTCACGACCAACGGAGAAATGGCTCTAAACATCATGTCAAACTATAAAGATTGGAAAAATGACACAACAGGGCCTCTTTTTCTTGAGGCACTCAGAAATTATTACATGTATAAAATGCAGGATACCCATGGCTGCATCAATGTTCACCTCCCCGTTCTCGGGGAGTTTCCAGGGATAGTAAGTTGCCCGAAATGTTCCAAAGAAATGGAGATGTATTACACGTATCGCTGCTGTGCTGAGTAA
- the LOC108661854 gene encoding protein SIEVE ELEMENT OCCLUSION A-like isoform X1: MAATTSNCQSITISQELSQKILITHVFDQTREVDLGPLVKVVESILQNAAAACKGEYEGLNDMICSLENFDGMRQALDDIRSISCEISCNLSDVEATTMVLLKRLRNYSWNAKVVLAVAAFALSIGELLMLLNHRTTDPIAMSVDLLKGHVLKLDINVLKQLLKAMVDVVNINFAFLVPTLSKIPKEAPSMKDAMDYFPTATYKILSVVVQIASIISKREYIIESTIRRLAHEVSYVNYVLQEKLERCRKDAANLTTDYEAKQGEKYYQHEQVEYRQYEGVWEVIIPKIGFWELIDKIKYHMKIQVPEKLRKKHVLLLISDLDISIEEIKVLNRLYQMNNQRYEILWFPIVDVATYEKIKFSELKQLMKWGAVDPSNIGPAFIEYIKKECNFLKNPIAVSLNQEGDVTCLNALPMLWTWGNSAFPFTDEKEHQLWNKIGEKTGWKLELLLDEQIDLDIPPRMRSVTFVCLFGGENISWIQKFTEKVKNATVGVSFKLVYVGKSKGKGLPSHLLSSDIHVIDSEFQWQFSTRLESILYAKIQQDKTSQTDRVMHEALKLLGYASNGEPWAMFSVGSAVMVTANGEMALTIMSNYKDWKKDTTGPLFLEALRNYCTYKIPDIHGCINVHLPVVGEIPGIVSCPTCSKEMEMYYTYRCCSE; the protein is encoded by the exons ATGGCTGCTACTACATCCAACTGTCAGTCCATCACGATATCTCAGGAGCTGTCACAGAAGATTCTGATAACTCATGTCTTTGATCAAACTCGTGAAGTTGATCTCGGACCACTAGTTAAGGTCGTTGAGAGCATTTTGCAAAACGCTGCAGCTGCTTGCAAG GGTGAGTATGAAGGTTTAAATGATATGATCTGCAGCCTGGAGAACTTTGATGGCATGCGTCAAGCATTGGATGATATACGCAGCATCTCCTGTGAG ATTTCATGCAATCTTTCAGATGTGGAGGCAACGACAATGGTGCTGCTCAAAAGGCTTAGAAATTATTCATGGAACGCCAAAGTAGTGCTAGCCGTAGCAGCTTTCGCCTTGAGTATCGGGGAGTTGTTGATGCTTTTGAATCACCGCACCACGGACCCAATTGCTATGTCCGTGGATCTCCTCAAAGGTCACGTGCTCAAACTTGATATAAATGTGCTTAAACAACTTTTGAAGGCCATGGTGGATGTGGTGAACATCAATTTCGCCTTCTTGGTTCCAACTCTTTCCAAGATTCCAAAAGAGGCACCGTCCATGAAGGATGCCATGGATTATTTCCCCACCGCTACTTACAAGATCCTTAGCGTTGTTGTTCAAATTGCAAGCATTATAAGCAAAAGGGA GTACATTATTGAGTCAACAATAAGACGCTTGGCACATGAAGTTAGCTATGTAAACTATGTCCTTCAAGAGAAATTAGAACGTTGCAGAAAGGATGCTG CCAATTTAACAACTGATTACGAGGCAAAACAAGGCGAAAAGTACTACCAGCATGAACAAGTAGAGTACCGGCAGTATGAAGGCGTTTGGGAAGTCATTATTCCTAAAATTGGTTTTTGGGAActtattgataaaattaagTATCATATGAAGATTCAG GTTCCTGAAAAACTGAGAAAAAAGCATGTGTTGCTTCTCATATCAGATCTTGACATCTCCATTGAAGAGATTAAGGTTCTTAATCGGCTGTACCAAATGAACAACCAGCGGTATGAAATCTTATGGTTCCCAATTGTGGACGTGGCAACTTACGAAAAGATAAAGTTTTCGGAGCTGAAACAGTTGATGAAATGGGGTGCGGTCGACCCCTCCAACATTGGACCGGCCTTCATTGAATACATTAAGAAGGAAtgcaattttttaaaaaacccCATTGCTGTGTCGCTGAATCAAGAAGGAGATGTGACGTGCCTAAATGCACTCCCAATGTTGTGGACGTGGGGCAATTCGGCCTTCCCATTCACTGATGAAAAAGAGCATCAGCTCTGGAATAAGATTGGTGAGAAAACTGGTTGGAAACTTGAACTCCTGCTTGATGAGCAGATCGATCTCGACATACCGCCACGg ATGCGGAGCGTGACATTCGTATGCTTGTTTGGGGGTGAAAATATATCATGGATTCAGAAGTTCACggagaaagtaaaaaatgCTACTGTCGGCGTTTCCTTTAAACTGGTTTACGTGGGAAAGAGCAAAGGCAAAGGGCTACCAAGCCACCTGCTTAGTTCTGACATTCACGTGATCGACTCTGAATTTCAGTGGCAGTTTTCGACCCGACTGGAGAGTATATTGTATGCAAAAATCCAACAGGACAAGACCAGTCAAACTGATCGCGTGATGCACGAAGCCTTGAAACTACTTGGCTACGCTAGCAATGGCGAACCGTGGGCAATGTTCTCTGTCGGATCAGCTGTGATGGTCACGGCCAACGGAGAAATGGCTCTAACCATCATGTCAAACTATAAAGATTGGAAAAAGGACACAACAGGGCCTCTTTTTCTTGAAGCACTCCGAAATTATTGCACGTATAAGATACCGGATATCCATGGCTGCATCAATGTTCACCTCCCCGTTGTCGGGGAGATTCCAGGGATAGTAAGTTGCCCGACATGTTCCAAAGAAATGGAGATGTATTACACGTATCGCTGCTGTTCTGAGTAA
- the LOC108661854 gene encoding protein SIEVE ELEMENT OCCLUSION A-like isoform X2 translates to MVLLKRLRNYSWNAKVVLAVAAFALSIGELLMLLNHRTTDPIAMSVDLLKGHVLKLDINVLKQLLKAMVDVVNINFAFLVPTLSKIPKEAPSMKDAMDYFPTATYKILSVVVQIASIISKREYIIESTIRRLAHEVSYVNYVLQEKLERCRKDAANLTTDYEAKQGEKYYQHEQVEYRQYEGVWEVIIPKIGFWELIDKIKYHMKIQVPEKLRKKHVLLLISDLDISIEEIKVLNRLYQMNNQRYEILWFPIVDVATYEKIKFSELKQLMKWGAVDPSNIGPAFIEYIKKECNFLKNPIAVSLNQEGDVTCLNALPMLWTWGNSAFPFTDEKEHQLWNKIGEKTGWKLELLLDEQIDLDIPPRMRSVTFVCLFGGENISWIQKFTEKVKNATVGVSFKLVYVGKSKGKGLPSHLLSSDIHVIDSEFQWQFSTRLESILYAKIQQDKTSQTDRVMHEALKLLGYASNGEPWAMFSVGSAVMVTANGEMALTIMSNYKDWKKDTTGPLFLEALRNYCTYKIPDIHGCINVHLPVVGEIPGIVSCPTCSKEMEMYYTYRCCSE, encoded by the exons ATGGTGCTGCTCAAAAGGCTTAGAAATTATTCATGGAACGCCAAAGTAGTGCTAGCCGTAGCAGCTTTCGCCTTGAGTATCGGGGAGTTGTTGATGCTTTTGAATCACCGCACCACGGACCCAATTGCTATGTCCGTGGATCTCCTCAAAGGTCACGTGCTCAAACTTGATATAAATGTGCTTAAACAACTTTTGAAGGCCATGGTGGATGTGGTGAACATCAATTTCGCCTTCTTGGTTCCAACTCTTTCCAAGATTCCAAAAGAGGCACCGTCCATGAAGGATGCCATGGATTATTTCCCCACCGCTACTTACAAGATCCTTAGCGTTGTTGTTCAAATTGCAAGCATTATAAGCAAAAGGGA GTACATTATTGAGTCAACAATAAGACGCTTGGCACATGAAGTTAGCTATGTAAACTATGTCCTTCAAGAGAAATTAGAACGTTGCAGAAAGGATGCTG CCAATTTAACAACTGATTACGAGGCAAAACAAGGCGAAAAGTACTACCAGCATGAACAAGTAGAGTACCGGCAGTATGAAGGCGTTTGGGAAGTCATTATTCCTAAAATTGGTTTTTGGGAActtattgataaaattaagTATCATATGAAGATTCAG GTTCCTGAAAAACTGAGAAAAAAGCATGTGTTGCTTCTCATATCAGATCTTGACATCTCCATTGAAGAGATTAAGGTTCTTAATCGGCTGTACCAAATGAACAACCAGCGGTATGAAATCTTATGGTTCCCAATTGTGGACGTGGCAACTTACGAAAAGATAAAGTTTTCGGAGCTGAAACAGTTGATGAAATGGGGTGCGGTCGACCCCTCCAACATTGGACCGGCCTTCATTGAATACATTAAGAAGGAAtgcaattttttaaaaaacccCATTGCTGTGTCGCTGAATCAAGAAGGAGATGTGACGTGCCTAAATGCACTCCCAATGTTGTGGACGTGGGGCAATTCGGCCTTCCCATTCACTGATGAAAAAGAGCATCAGCTCTGGAATAAGATTGGTGAGAAAACTGGTTGGAAACTTGAACTCCTGCTTGATGAGCAGATCGATCTCGACATACCGCCACGg ATGCGGAGCGTGACATTCGTATGCTTGTTTGGGGGTGAAAATATATCATGGATTCAGAAGTTCACggagaaagtaaaaaatgCTACTGTCGGCGTTTCCTTTAAACTGGTTTACGTGGGAAAGAGCAAAGGCAAAGGGCTACCAAGCCACCTGCTTAGTTCTGACATTCACGTGATCGACTCTGAATTTCAGTGGCAGTTTTCGACCCGACTGGAGAGTATATTGTATGCAAAAATCCAACAGGACAAGACCAGTCAAACTGATCGCGTGATGCACGAAGCCTTGAAACTACTTGGCTACGCTAGCAATGGCGAACCGTGGGCAATGTTCTCTGTCGGATCAGCTGTGATGGTCACGGCCAACGGAGAAATGGCTCTAACCATCATGTCAAACTATAAAGATTGGAAAAAGGACACAACAGGGCCTCTTTTTCTTGAAGCACTCCGAAATTATTGCACGTATAAGATACCGGATATCCATGGCTGCATCAATGTTCACCTCCCCGTTGTCGGGGAGATTCCAGGGATAGTAAGTTGCCCGACATGTTCCAAAGAAATGGAGATGTATTACACGTATCGCTGCTGTTCTGAGTAA
- the LOC18599385 gene encoding uncharacterized protein LOC18599385 — MKSAYGVTLFLLFLLFSAYVFNYNEATSMAQVNGSSEMVPLVEEKMMKMMMFNESRRKLGSFQICAVCTCCGGAKGLCLPSPCCYAINCNIPNRPFGFCSFTPKTCNCFGCHL; from the exons ATGAAATCTGCTTATGGGGTCACTCTTTTTCTCCTGTTTCTGCTCTTTTCAGCTTATGTCTTCAATTACAATGAAGCTACAAGCATGGCCCAA GTAAATGGGTCTTCAGAAATGGTTCCATTGGTGGAAGAaaagatgatgaagatgatgatgttCAATGAAAGCAGAAGAAAGTTAGGGAGTTTCCAGATATGCGCTGTTTGTACATGCTGTGGTGGAGCTAAAGGTCTTTGCTTGCCATCTCCTTGTTGCTATGCTATCAATTGCAACATTCCAAACAGACCTTTTGGATTCTGTTCGTTCACTCCCAAGACCTGTAATTGCTTTGGATGCCATCTCTAG